One genomic segment of Hordeum vulgare subsp. vulgare chromosome 2H, MorexV3_pseudomolecules_assembly, whole genome shotgun sequence includes these proteins:
- the LOC123425668 gene encoding uncharacterized protein LOC123425668 isoform X2, whose product MTSSLKAQHRHKTMTVTNSSKPREKDEEKGGREASDELKIEGLLALTCQTLANKIKGKSPPEICDILNIRGVFTPELHQEHSSGSCVSYTALAAVEIVANWWNLELKLVDKALRALHIVRCQEFTGYEPKVNGLVRHRFNDFNLAFFDLDKESEYFHDCPVPLDHLQPRPQQALPGTFFRWWKKRPSRAPRSPFFPGSGRNQRLACAVIVLIASFPVGINSKARRRSAFSLIHGWRSEGVATRVPSVPATRSHGAAPRAHPPAAI is encoded by the exons ATGACCAGCAGCCTCAAAGCACAGCACCGGCACAAGACCATGACTGTTACCAACAGCAGCAAGCCAAGAGAAAAAGACGAGGAGAAGGGCGGCAGAGAG GCTTCCGACGAACTTAAAATCGAAGGACTGCTTGCACTGACCTGTCAGACTCTCGCCAATAAGATTAAGGGCAAGTCGCCACCTGAGATCTGTGATATACTAAACATCAGGGGCGTCTTCACTCCGGAATTACATCAAGAGCATTCAAGTGGATCTTGTGTTAGCTACACG GCTTTGGCGGCTGTGGAAATCGTCGCAAATTGGTGGAACCTAGAGCTAAAATTGGTAGATAAGGCGTTACGGGCTCTCCACATAGTTCGTTGCCAGGAGTTCACCGGATACGAGCCCAAGGTCAATGGTTTAGTACGTCATCGATTCAACGACTTCAACCTAGCCTTCTTTGACTTAGATAAGGAGAGTGAGTATTTTCATGATTGTCCTGTTCCATTAGATCATCTCCAGCCGCGCCCTCAACAGGCCCTCCCCGGGACATTTTTTCGCTGGTGGAAAAAAAGGCCTAGTCGCGCCCCCAGAAGCCCGTTTTTCCCCGGCTCTGGCCGAAATCAGCGACTGGCGTGCGCGGTCATCGTCCTCATCGCCTCGTTTCCCGTGGGAATCAATTCTAAGGCGCGCCGCCGGTCAGCCTTTTCATTGATTCACGGGTGGCGCAGTGAAGGCGTGGCGACGCGCGTCCCGTCGGTTCCTGCCACACGTTCACACGGCGCCGCTCCGCGTGCCCACCCGCCCGCGGCTATATAA